In Fusarium falciforme chromosome 10, complete sequence, a single genomic region encodes these proteins:
- a CDS encoding Carboxylic ester hydrolase: protein MGNTISYNEKPFDLDLGDKGVIRGLQLDEKSRRYAGIPYALPPTGEHRWRKPRPLPPGYTYGSDAGGPLDATKFRAVCPQKAFHVGKAEGGDGAYSEDCLFVNIWTPVGDERQSKWPVMLWLHGGWFQMGDPSQEPGMDPTELISTGGLNAIVVAIGYRLNIFGFLAGQDLVEESGGVSGGNFGLWDQRMAAEWVKENISLFGGDPENITLAGRSAGAYSVEAQMLHEFRRPSQGAPLFRRIFMDSNAIPAQPRSLENAQTQFNELCRHFRIQESWPADKRLAALRKLGVQELIEVIPKLTHHTFRPVTDDLFIHSGMMDYLQSKEFADEFQARGYKILIGEVANEETLYSTYNSPEEPTLESLRTQVMNYYAPEVTDRAIDCYPLPTSNDLAVWKKLFGNIVSDGQVRAPSRALVKHLEENGVSIRDIWRYQIAYRLSFIDEAVAPLSFGVAHAMDKPFWNFSISYGPAPREKQLMTDWIRILVAFVNNDETYDYGTKTVQEMKVITPEGTIEVQKDQRWDELVRIGNIFSGGKA from the exons ATGGGAAACACAATATCTTACAACGAAAAACCCTTTGATCTGGATCTGGGCGACAAGGGAGTCATTCGTGGTCTCCAACTTGACGAGAAGTCGCGTCGATATGCCGGTATACCCTATGCTCTTCCTCCAACCGGAGAGCATCGCTGGCGCAAGCCGAGACCGCTCCCACCAGGTTACACCTATGGAAGTGACGCAGGCGGGCCATTGGATGCCACCAAGTTTAGAGCCGTATGCCCCCAGAAGGCATTCCACGTCGGCAAGGCCGAGGGCGGCGACGGGGCGTACAGCGAGGACTGCCTCTTTGTCAACATTTGGACACCTGTGGGAGACGAAAGGCAGAGCAAGTGGCCCGTCATGCTTTGGCTGCACGGTGGATGGTTTCAGATGGGCGACCCTTCACAAGAACCCGGCATGGATCCTACAGAACTTATTTCCACCGGTGGTCTCAACGCGATTGTCGTGGCCATAGGCTACCGTCTTAACATATTTGGCTTCCTTGCTGGTCAGGACCTGGTCGAGGAGAGCGGCGGCGTTTCGGGGGGCAATTTTGGGCTCTGGGACCAGCGGATGGCGGCCGAATGGGTCAAAGAGAACATCTCTCTCTTTGGAGGCGACCCGGAAAACATCACACTCGCAGGTCGCAGCGCCGGAGCCTACAGTGTCGAGGCTCAGATGCTGCATGAATTTCGCCGGCCGAGCCAAGGGGCTCCCTTATTCCGGCGCATCTTTATGGATTCGAACGCCATACCCGCGCAGCCCAGGTCCCTAGAAAACGCCCAGACTCAGTTCAATGAGCTGTGTCGGCACTTTAGGATCCAAGAATCGTGGCCTGCCGATAAAAGGCTTGCGGCCCTGAGGAAACTCGGCGTCCAGGAACTGATCGAAGTTATCCCCAAGCTGACGCACCACACCTTCCGACCAGTCACCGATGACCTATTTATTCATTCTGGAATGATGGATTATCTCCAGAGCAAGGAGTTTGCCGACGAGTTCCAGGCCAGGGGATACAAGATCCTCATCGGCGAAGTTGCCAACGAAGAGACTCTGTACTCAACATATAATAGTCCAGAAGAACCAACTCTTGAGTCTCTCAGGACTCAGGTGATGAACTACTATGCGCCGGAAGTCACGGACAGGGCGATTGACTGCTATCCGCTGCCGACATCCAACGACTTGGCTGTTTGGAAGAAGCTCTTTG GTAACATCGTGTCTGATGGTCAGGTAAGAGCACCGTCAAGAGCACTGGTGAAACACCTGGAAGAGAATGGTGTGAGCATCCGCGATATATGGCGATATCAGATCGCCTATCGGCTATCATTCATCGATGAGGCAGTGGCACCGTTGTCATTTGGAGTTGCACACGCAATGGATAAACCATTTTGGAA CTTCTCGATATCATACGGTCCGGCGCCTAGGGAAAAGCAACTCATGACTGACTGGATTCGGATCCTGGTCGCCTTTGTCAACAACGACGAGACTTACGACTACGGAACCAAGACGGTTCAGGAGATGAAGGTTATCACGCCGGAAGGTACTATCGAGGTTCAGAAGGATCAGCGTTGGGATGAGCTTGTTAGAATTGGCAATATCTTTAGCGGTGGCAAGGCGTAG
- a CDS encoding Aminotran-1-2 domain-containing protein encodes MGSIKDKLTPVDLSHHINIKSKSRHPSPLKDIIKFMGYDGMISLAGGLPHPSLFPLEQAKFECLAPPTAPSQKTAEDGLVSLNLGRGSSPGDLDLTQFLQYGSGAGNRQMIQLATELTERVHAPPCEYECLLHPGNTNAWAKVVGLLCEDNDYVIVEEYTYPSAQALWIPLGIKAAPVAADAEGILATSLRDLLENWDEKARGRGRPKLLYLVSVGSNPTGITISARRRKEIYAVCVEFDLIIVEDDPYYFLQFPRYSPQKEDKPFQPVPTEDFLKSLTPSFLSMDTQGRVVRLESFSKTLFPGLRLGYFVANPVFTERLLRVTEVETQDPAGLSQAFTIALFMQWGIDGYLSWLQNLQYRYETRRNWLLSAFYDQFTVVPAAESPVPTAQGYVACLQGKNGELRPVFSYVDPGAGMFVWSKFYFNSVPRFAELEGQSLEDPEQAFAQELWEALAAGLVLLTPGSYYHAWQGADKVSTKARGADPRSAYFRFSFATPTKEQIHEGVKRLRKVVDQFWGETI; translated from the exons ATGGGCAGCATCAAGGACAAACTGACGCCAGTGGATCTCTCCCAccacatcaacatcaagagCAAGTCTCGCCATCCATCGCCGCTCAAGGacattattaagtttatggGCTATGATGGCATGATCAGCTTAGCTGGAG GTCTTCCTCACCCTTCTCTGTTCCCCCTTGAGCAGGCCAAATTTGAGTGCCTCGCTCCTCCCACGGCGCCGTCCCAAAAGACGGCGGAGGACGGGCTTGTGAGCCTCAACCTTGGTCGCGGATCGTCACCAGGAGATCTGGACCTCACCCAGTTTTTACAATACG GATCTGGCGCTGGTAACCGGCAGATGATCCAGCTTGCGACAGAGCTCACCGAGAGAGTGCACGCTCCGCCCTGCGAGTATGAGTGTCTCTTGCACCCGGGAAACACAAACGCATGGGCAAAGGTAGTTGGTCTGCTCTGCGAGGACAACGACTATGTTATCGTCGAGGAGTACACATATCCTTCGGCACAGGCGCTCTGGATCCCTCTTGGGATCAAGGCGGCTCCTGTGGCGGCCGACGCAGAAGGTATCCTAGCGACCAGTTTGCGGGATCTGCTCGAGAACTGGGACGAAAAGGCTAGGGGCAGGGGGCGGCCCAAGCT GTTGTACCTTGTCTCAGTTGGGTCAAATCCTACTGGTATAACAATTTCAGCACGCCGGCGCAAGGAAATCTACGCCGTTTGTGTTGAGTTTG ATTTGATCATTGTTGAAGATGACCCGTACTACTTCCTACAGTTCCCGAGATATTCGCCTCAAAAGGAAGACAAGCCCTTCCAGCCGGTTCCCACAGAAGACTTCCTCAAGTCACTAACCCCGTCCTTCCTTTCTATGGACACACAGGGCCGCGTCGTCCGCCTCGAGTCCTTCTCCAAGACGCTATTCCCCGGTCTGCGGCTCGGCTACTTTGTCGCCAACCCCGTCTTCACAGAGCGACTCCTCCGCGTCACGGAGGTCGAGACCCAGGATCCCGCAGGCCTCAGCCAGGCCTTTACGATCGCTCTTTTCATGCAGTGGGGGATTGACGGGTACCTATCGTGGCTGCAGAATCTGCAGTATCGGTACGAGACAAGGCGCAACTGGCTTCTCTCGGCCTTTTACGACCAGTTCACCGTCGTCCCAGCCGCCGAGTCGCCGGTACCTACCGCCCAGGGCTATGTCGCCTGCCTCCAGGGGAAGAACGGCGAGCTACGGCCCGTCTTTAGCTATGTAGACCCCGGGGCCGGCATGTTTGTCTGGTCTAAGTTCTACTTCAACAGTGTCCCTCGCTTCGCTGAGCTCGAGGGCCAGTCGCTTGAGGATCCGGAGCAGGCCTTTGCACAGGAGCTCTGGGAGGCCTTGGCTGCGGGGCTTGTGCTATTGACTCCGGGATCATACTACCACGCCTGGCAGGGCGCTGATAAGGTTTCGACCAAGGCTCGAGGAGCAGATCCGAGGTCCGCCTACTTTCGATTCTCGTTTGCAACTCCCACT AAAGAGCAGATCCACGAGGGCGTAAAGCGTCTCAGGAAAGTAGTGGACCAGTTCTGGGGGGAGACAATATGA
- a CDS encoding Zn(2)-C6 fungal-type domain-containing protein: MSKEPGDGVAPRVWQACLTCRRKKIKCDGNNPCHNCGSRHLTCEYPGSNDNASSSRSYATLFEARFQQLDTLCQRLEAVTAQLTRAIEKLPSDVQPSPHRGSAATELEQVSQHLQSLLDPLDSGAASGASHTEFAPSEPERDTDYHSASHHPSPDREIEVDLSDESVDLALQHNPALESFGSLVPDSYGKLRFIGGASNQLLVKSIQSLATDNPQKDPEPDTFITSMRHGPDQRDGNPSVEVPLFIQGLKWRELPYLPKPDDLNLPPRYIADMLIGLYFDQLHYTFPVLFKPHFMDRYTRLYVTQKQTPRDQEFLSVFFAVCACASGLIASGGNQSAFPGLEFYEKALLLHFSTIGQASVERTQCLALVSMCCSGWNTLSSSWHFAGQAVRAAQDLGMHLSNLTAPSQDSTRDSGASLLEAELSRRVWWSVYCLDRVTSVCLGRPMAANDGDCCCALPRSIPDEELEAACSRPEGLDDQPASSKSPLSGFLAFIQLCQISSKIQNLQAPARIASLGSPQGRIRTVRLAKGIEKSLDEWLDGLPDEIRFSANTLDRGPTLTMSILVFVIHAGSLLNLYRTFSNDKQTFSQLDPVKNCISAARSCVNAAELVRDFVPPSHYLALSVHCLTISGLALLWMQDPSPEKPDPDVEKCVRFLHDLEGACSGASKGRAIIEQTLGNMTRNRQGSSLDLDLQFSAMLHSQMPDLFSLESSVTGCANFWGTL, translated from the exons ATGAGTAAAGAGCCTGGTGACGGTGTTGCGCCTCGTGTGTGGCAAGCATGCCTCACTTGTCGGCGCAAAAAG ATAAAATGCGACGGGAATAACCCCTGTCATAACTGCGGCTCTCGTCATCTCACATGTGAGTACCCTGGAAGCAACGACAATGCTTCTAGCAGTCGCAG CTATGCTACCTTGTTCGAGGCTCGCTTCCAGCAGCTTGATACCTTGTGTCAGAGGCTTGAAGCTGTCACGGCTCAACTCACCCGCGCCATTGAGAAGCTGCCCAGCGACGTCCAACCTTCACCACATCGAGGATCCGCCGCCACGGAGCTGGAGCAGGTCTCTCAACATCTGCAGTCGCTCCTCGATCCGCTCGACTCGGGAGCAGCATCGGGCGCGTCTCATACTGAGTTTGCGCCATCCGAACCGGAACGTGACACCGATTACCACAGTGCATCCCATCACCCGAGTCCCGACCGGGAGATCGAGGTCGACCTTTCTGATGAGTCTGTCGACTTGGCTCTCCAGCATAACCCGGCCCTTGAGAGCTTTGGGTCGCTGGTTCCTGACTCATACGGGAAGCTAAG GTTCATTGGTGGTGCCAGCAACCAGCTCCTCGTCAAGTCTATCCAGAGCCTAGCCACTGATAACCCTCAAAAAGACCCAGAACCCGACACTTTTATCACAAGTATGCGACATGGACCAGATCAGAGGGATGGTAATCCTTCAGTTGAGGTTCCTCTGTTCATCCAAGGCCTCAAATGGCGCGAGTTACCCTACCTGCCAAAGCCCGATGATCTGAACCTGCCCCCGCGATACATTGCCGACATGCTCATTGGGCTCTACTTTGACCAGTTGCACTATACATTCCCAGTCTTGTTCAAGCCTCACTTCATGGATCGCTACACCCGCCTATACGTTACCCAAAAGCAGACACCTAGGGACCAAGAATTTCTCTCCGTCTTCTTCGCAGTCTGTGCATGTGCGTCAGGCCTCATCGCTTCCGGTGGAAACCAGTCGGCCTTCCCAGGCTTGGAGTTTTACGAGAAGGCTTTGCTGCTGCACTTCTCAACCATCGGCCAGGCAAGCGTGGAACGGACGCAGTGTCTGGCACTCGTGTCAATGTGCTGCTCTGGGTGGAATACTCTGTCTTCGAGTTGGCACTTTGCTGGGCAAGCCGTTAGGGCAGCCCAAGATCTCGGGATGCATCTCAGCAACCTC ACGGCGCCGTCTCAAGACTCGACAAGGGATTCAGGGGCATCTCTGCTGGAAGCCGAGCTGTCTCGACGAGTTTGGTGGAGCGTATACTGCCTCGACAG AGTCACGTCCGTCTGCCTTGGAAGACCAATGGCTGCTAACGATGGCGATTGCTGTTGCGCCTTGCCTCGATCTATCCCCGACGAGGAACTTGAAGCAGCATGCAGCCGTCCAGAGGGCCTCGATGACCAGCCGGCGTCGTCGAAATCACCCTTGTCGGGCTTCTTGGCATTTATTCAGCTGTGTCAGATATCCAGTAAGATCCAGAATCTCCAGGCGCCGGCCAGAATAGCAAGCCTCGGCTCGCCACAAGGTAGGATAAGAACGGTGAGGTTAGCTAAGGGAATTGAGAAATCCCTGGACGAGTGGCTCGATGGCTTACCGGATGAGATTCGTTTCTCTGCCAA CACCTTAGATCGGGGACCAACCTTGACAATGTCCATTCTTGTTTTCGTCATACATGCAGGGTCTCTCCTCAATCTCTACAG AACCTTCTCCAACGATAAGCAGACATTTAGTCAACTAGACCCCGTGAAGAACTGCATTAGTGCCGCTCGTAGCTGTGTCAACGCGGCCGAGTTGGTCCGGGACTTTGTTCCGCCATCACACTACTTGGCATTGTCCGTACACTGCCTAACAATATCTGGTTTGGCCCT GCTATGGATGCAAGATCCATCCCCTGAAAAGCCCGACCCAGATGTGGAGAAGTGTGTTCGATTCTTGCATGACTTGGAAGGGGCATGTTCAGGGGCATCCAAGGGGAGGGCAATCATTGAACAAACACTGGGGAATATGACAAGAAATCGTCAGGGTTCTTCATTAGACCTAGATCTTCAGTTTTCGGCCATGCTTCACAGCCAGATGCCTGACTTGTTCAGCCTGGAGTCATCTGTGACGGGGTGCGCAAACTTCTGGGGCACATTGTGA
- a CDS encoding Zn(2)-C6 fungal-type domain-containing protein yields the protein MASALDVSQGSTQELYSENRSSAEQPPARHVCHCGKGFIRKEHLRRHQATHGERNFVCSVCQRSFTRNDLLRRHLTRHDMPTAPDPRRGRACDACHANKTKCDGGIQCTLCAKRGISCTYKLVSKSSSDGKTSKSNASPSNSPTSPSPAAAIGSREAFASAAANMRTTLQSSPKEDEVTAGLKRIAGELASREISIDGSTRMSSADKDWMEASSKEFFERFHDSWPILHAPSFFPMDHALVVSVSVVMISSWLKNPDGMAEPVLRLHEVLMERFFEWVSNPRPRHNLEEPWPMDVFQGIILNIIFAFYYGSEKSVARATLLRGMLVVYMREMEFFVCESAAYEQRVHFPGTFIPWLQTIRERWKRLIVALYKIDVYLSIARGQPAALHREEIDATMPSTFSLWNAYGLNVFFRRLSQEPTDRVGFKLSEVISNPNSPAKSLVLLEDVHLALCGLLPGIWNHTQIVRRTTEAGRPMPNSLTSLAWQLETWKADLERISHQCTQCFHTNQIEEFPFFAYVGKYEEEPQRAKVTAMNHIKCLVSDCMMTYHLQGMQLYSDIRIMNTVARFSSQSSTEDSSKSLRIQKHQAQLNAWATTSESRRALLHALSVLRGCEADIQTNEPQTQSVDPVAYLTISMSALVVWAWLIFSEHACNCVPSLSHINVGVDPTNLQSTAQLENWIQSGGTAALHSIPLCRCVAEGWMARFNALLPQGSRRWELSDDVAPILQPIAAAS from the exons ATGGCATCCGCTCTGGATGTTTCTCAGGGGAGCACCCAGGAGTTATACTCTGAAAATAG ATCATCAGCCGAGCAACCTCCCGCCCGTCATGTCTGCCACTGTGGGAAAGGCTTTATCAGGAAGGAGCATCTTCGACGGCATCAAGCCACCCACGGAGAGCGGAACTTTGTATGCTCCGTATGCCAACGGTCGTTTACACGAAA TGACCTGCTACGTCGTCACCTGACACGTCATGACATGCCAACGGCTCCAGATCCTCGCCGGGGTAGAGCTTGCGATGCCTGCCATGCAAACAAGACAAAGTGCGATGGAGGTATTCAGTGCACACTCTGTGCCAAGAGAGGCATCAGCTGCACATACAAGCTTGTATCAAAAAGCAGCAGCGACGGCAAGACATCCAAAAGCAATGCCTCGCCTTCAAATTCGCccacttctccttctccagcagcagctaTTGGATCCCGAGAGGCTTTTGCATCAGCTGCTGCCAACATGAGAACAACACTGCAATCAAGTCCAAAAGAAGACGAAGTTACAGCCGGACTAAAGAGAATCGCTGGCGAGCTGGCATCTCGGGAAATCTCTATCGACGGCAGTACCCGCATGTCTAGCGCCGACAAGGATTGGATGGAGGCGAGTTCGAAAGAGTTCTTTGAGCGGTTCCACGATTCTTGGCCGATACTCCACGCGCCCTCATTCTTTCCCATGGACCATGCACTTGTTGTGTCAGTCTCCGTGGTCATGATCAGTTCATGGTTAAAGAACCCTGATGGAATGGCTGAGCCTGTGCTGAGACTACACGAAGTCTTGATGGAGCGTTTCTTTGAGTGGGTT TCAAATCCCAGACCTCGACATAACTTGGAAGAACCTTGGCCGATGGACGTATTCCAGggcatcatcctcaacaTCATTTTCGCCTTCTACTACGGG AGCGAAAAGTCGGTTGCAAGGGCAACATTACTACGAGGAATGCTCGTCGTCTACATGAGGGAGATGGAGTTCTTTGTCTGTGAAAGCGCGGCATATGAACAACGAGTTCACTTTCCAGGCACCTTCATCCCTTGGTTACAAACAATCCGTGAACGATGGAAGAG ACTCATCGTTGCTTTATACAAAATCGACGTATATCTTTCAATAGCCCGCGGCCAACCCGCAGCCCTCCACCGGGAAGAAATCGACGCTACAATGCCTTCGACCTTCTCTCTATGGAACGCATACGGCTTGAACGTCTTTTTTAGACGGCTCTCGCAGGAACCCACTGATCGAGTGGGATTCAAGCTCTCTGAAGTTATCAGCAACCCAAACTCACCCGCAAAGTCCCTCGTGCTTCTCGAAGACGTTCACCTCGCTCTATGTGGGCTGCTCCCTGGGATATGGAACCACACCCAGATCGTGCGACGAACAACCGAAGCTGGGAGGCCAATGCCGAATTCATTGACCTCGCTCGCTTGGCAGCTTGAGACATGGAAAGCAGACCTGGAGCGCATCTCTCATCAGTGCACACAATGCTTCCACACTAATCAGATCGAAGAGTTTCCCTTCTTTGCCTACGTTGGGAAATACGAAGAGGAACCACAACGAGCCAAAGTGACGGCGATGAACCATATCAAATGCCTCGTCTCGGACTGCATGATGACGTATCACCTTCAAGGGATGCAGCTCTATTCCGACATCCGGATCATGAACACAGTCGCCAGGTTCTCTTCACAATCATCCACCGAAGATTCCTCCAAGTCATTACGAATCCAAAAGCATCAAGCCCAACTCAACGCATGGGCTACGACATCAGAGAGCAGACGCGCCCTCCTCCACGCCCTCAGTGTCCTACGCGGATGCGAAGCTGACATCCAAACAAACGAGCCTCAAACACAATCGGTAGACCCCGTCGCATACCTCACAATCTCGATGAGCGCGCTCGTAGTCTGGGCATGGCTCATCTTCTCTGAGCATGCTTGCAACTGCGTTCCAAGCCTAAGCCACATAAATGTCGGTGTGGACCCGACGAATCTGCAGAGCACGGCTCAGTTGGAGAACTGGATACAGTCTGGAGGCACGGCAGCACTTCACAGTATACCGCTTTGTAGATGCGTTGCTGAAGGGTGGATGGCTAGATTCAATGCTCTGCTTCCTCAAGGGAGCAGAAGGTGGGAGCTGAGTGATGATGTGGCTCCGATTTTGCAGCCTATAGCTGCGGCTAGTTGA
- a CDS encoding HpcH-HpaI domain-containing protein, protein MSNQIASPVVDGKTRLQHSLERARDGHGPSLGQWLALPGYTLARTVAPLGQDWVLIDCEHGNIDDHNMYLQIGAVSSSGVSPVVRIPADAPWMVKRALDAGAHAIMVPMCETKEQAEQLVRAAKYPSKAHPEGIRGTGAMFAPAAFNLTGRDYLLKANEKVMVFVQIESRRGMENVEEIAKVDGIDMLFIGPNDLASSLGYVAFDHASIPEVQQASQRILDAALAAGNSAAQKYKQGFHFVNCGADIVALTTSMSNEIQRVRVLTQEPATNGVKNTDKDGSIVEHKEILVDAKDIKIY, encoded by the exons ATGTCGAATCAAATTGCATCCCCCGTCGTCGACGGCAAGACGCGTCTCCAACACTCCCTTGAGCGAGCCAGAGATGGCCACGGCCCCAGTCTCGGGCAGTGGCTCGCCTTGCCAGGGTATACACTTGCAAGAACTGTTGCACCTCTAGGGCAAGAC TGGGTGCTCATTGACTGTGAACATGGCAATATTGATGATCACAACATGTACCTCCAGATCGGTGCCGTCTCATCAAGTGGAGTGTCGCCAGTCGTGAGGATCCCCGCCGATGCGCCTTGGATGGTCAAGCGTGCCCTCGACGCCGGAGCCCACGCCATCATGGTGCCAATGtgcgagaccaaggagcaggCCGAACAGCTTGTTCGAGCGGCCAAGTACCCATCAAAAGCCCATCCTGAAGGAATACGGGGCACCGGCGCCATGTTTGCCCCGGCGGCATTCAACCTCACGGGGCGAGACTACCTTCTCAAGGCAAACGAAAAGGTCATGGTTTTTGTGCAGATTGAGTCTCGCAGGGGTATGGAAAATGTCGAGGAGATTGCCAAAGTGGACGGGATCG ACATGCTCTTCATTGGACCGAATGATCTTGCATCCTCTTTAGGGTACGTGGCTTTTGACCACGCTTCAATCCCTGAGGTCCAGCAAGCCTCTCAGAGGATTCTCGACGCAGCGCTAGCAGCCGGAAA CTCAGCCGCTCAAAAGTATAAGCAAGGCTTTCACTTTGTCAATTGCGGTGCCGATATCGTCGCCCTAACGACATCCATGTCCAACGAGATACAACGAGTGAGGGTTCTGACGCAGGAACCAGCCACGAACGGCGTAAAAAATACCGATAAGGACGGAAGCATAGTGGAAcataaagagatattagtTGATGCTAAAGACATAAAGATCTACTAG
- a CDS encoding NmrA domain-containing protein, producing the protein MSTIKTVAIAGASGDLGSHVFKKFVASEFTIRVLKRAGSESTFPEGTDVVEVDYSSLESLTAALKGQDAVVSTLTTLAAGAQETLVDAAVAAGVKRFIPSEFGSNLDIPSVRALPLFGAKVAIQEKLKALAKEGKISYTFVYNSVFLDWGLAHNFFVDFSKSEATLIDGGNAEFSTTTLSSVADAVVGVVSHPEETKNRVVYIQDAVLTQKKVLELAQKANPNKTWTVKEAVLDDLINTANERLAKGLLDWETFGAYLYRAIYDPASVPKFPKLDNELLGLKGKTDEEVYEIIKAAAQ; encoded by the coding sequence ATGTCTACCATCAAGACTGTCGCCATCGCCGGAGCCTCTGGCGATCTCGGCTCCCACGTCTTCAAGAAGTTTGTCGCCAGCGAGTTCACCATCCGAGTCCTTAAGCGCGCCGGCTCCGAGTCCACCTTTCCCGAGGGTACCgatgtcgtcgaggtcgactACTCGTCCCTCGAGTCTCTCACTGCCGCCCTGAAGGGCCAGGATGCCGTCGTCTCGACCCTCACAACCCTTGCCGCCGGTGCACAGGAGACCCTTGTTGATGCTGCCGTAGCCGCTGGCGTCAAGCGCTTCATCCCCTCCGAGTTTGGCTCCAACCTCGATATTCCCAGCGTTCGGGCGCTTCCTCTCTTTGGCGCCAAGGTCGCTAttcaggagaagctcaaggcccttgccaaggagggcaagatcTCATATACTTTCGTGTACAACTCGGTCTTCCTCGACTGGGGTCTGGCCCACAACTTCTTCGTCGACTTTTCCAAGTCTGAGGCCACTCTCATCGACGGTGGCAACGCCGAGttcagcaccaccaccctcTCCAGCGTCGCCGATGCCGTCGTCGGCGTCGTGAGCCACCCCGAAGAGACCAAGAACCGCGTCGTCTACATCCAAGACGCCGTCCTCACCCAGAAGAAGGTCCTCGAGCTCGCCCAGAAGGCCAACCCCAACAAGACCTGGACCGTCAAGGAGGCTGTCCTCGACGACCTCATCAACACTGCCAACGAGCGACTTGCCAAGGGTCTGCTCGACTGGGAGACCTTTGGCGCTTACCTTTACCGCGCCATCTACGACCCCGCTAGCGTGCCCAAGTTCCCCAAGCTGGACAACGAGCTGCTTGGTCTCAAGGGAAAGACTGATGAGGAGGTTTATGAGATTATCAAGGCTGCGGCTCAGTAA
- a CDS encoding uncharacterized protein (Expressed protein), which produces MARRILSCRGNGSPGQPQTPKNEPDDQPTSAIYQIPYRPVSGPPRESSQTSPPANSAGIKRERSGKPRTPARNQRFQSSDWSSSDDELDSSSLSSDSDSDDSSCEGKHGWRGAVPAYVLPQNHRFQDIRPELVQSILDSLERWMKTTRYVSPPDDRLPPRKRLRTSHWQEGEDSDDGFVVVDPPTGYFHLACPLYVANPAKYQDCLLHHDLQSNEDVIRHIWRHHMKPPYCPICSRTFDSLSSRDSHILERKCELRDLQPIDGINFYQKSKLKRRDRVYLGEAKRWRRIYATVFPTSDRSPSPYLDKGCGKAVSMARDYWAAKGQRSVSKFLESRKLLGDDEDEENAQEALCKLVLEDVLREIVRRYGR; this is translated from the coding sequence ATGGCCCGGCGGATTCTGTCCTGCCGGGGGAACGGCTCCCCTGGCCAACCGCAAACTCCAAAGAACGAACCTGACGACCAACCAACGTCTGCCATCTACCAGATTCCATACAGACCTGTATCAGGTCCTCCACGCGAATCATCTCAAACCTCGCCACCTGCCAACTCAGCTGGCATCAAACGGGAGCGGTCCGGAAAACCCAGGACCCCTGCCCGGAATCAACGTTTCCAAAGCTCGGACTGGTCCAGTTCCGACGACGAACTGGACAGCAGTTCTTTATCCAGTGACAGCGACTCAGATGACAGCTCATGCGAGGGCAAGCATGGCTGGCGAGGCGCTGTCCCTGCATACGTTTTGCCCCAAAACCACCGGTTCCAGGATATCAGACCGGAACTGGTACAATCCATCCTAGATTCTCTGGAACGCTGGATGAAAACCACTCGATACGTTTCGCCACCTGACGACAGGTTGCCTCCCCGGAAACGACTCCGGACATCACACTGGCAGGAGGGTGAAGACAGCGACGACGGGTTCGTAGTTGTCGATCCTCCGACTGGGTACTTCCACCTGGCCTGCCCACTCTACGTTGCCAACCCGGCCAAATACCAGGACTGCTTGCTTCATCACGACCTGCAGTCCAACGAAGACGTTATCCGCCATATTTGGCGCCACCACATGAAGCCACCATACTGTCCTATCTGTTCCCGGACTTTTGATAGTCTGTCCAGCAGGGACTCTCACATCTTAGAGAGGAAGTGTGAGCTTCGCGACCTACAGCCTATCGATGGCATCAACTTCTACCAAAAGTCCAAATTGAAACGACGAGACAGGGTCTATCTCGGCGAGGCAAAGCGCTGGAGACGCATCTATGCCACCGTGTTTCCCACCTCGGACcgttctccttctccgtACCTAGATAAAGGATGTGGAAAAGCTGTTTCCATGGCCCGAGATTATTGGGCAGCAAAGGGCCAACGTAGCGTCTCCAAGTTCCTGGAGAGCCGCAAGTTGCTcggggatgatgaggatgaggagaatgCGCAAGAGGCATTGTGCAAGCTGGTATTGGAGGATGTGCTCCGGGAAATAGTTAGACGGTATGGGCGTTAG